A part of Leptospira congkakensis genomic DNA contains:
- a CDS encoding AAA domain-containing protein, translating to MGRTIKQEFGSLKEEILNVKTILSKEREYERSLFLEKGQEAKAIKAAELEDLRFVVGNTWRAEFKISPSLKAKEWLKPGIPILLTGETESIFGNIFKTSDSKLIVQVRGDYEWEDTEFQISKWFQESTYELYNDIITKILNDTSSESHKKLNWILGFGLGEKPNPPKSGLNKPPLERIFQIHDYGVIFGPPGTGKTTLLMQAVEKIKTDGESVLTLCPTNFACDYIVELALKKGISVIRLGNSTKIKEEILPYHIDHLIQEHPDQKQIHNWQTELKAIQKKANAWKRNFGKEEREERKAQRKEAKFLLSTIREAESNIRTKLLDGAELIVSTFSGFGNEFKKGRVFDYVFLDEATQSLDPGCYLAMYAGKKTFFFGDPKQLGASYSHPEHQSLPSFLEKAVAFDSGERILFLEKQFRMKPEILGFPNLTYYENKIQTHLEAHWNENIDVTNIFGSNPPIVWIDTAGSDSEEDTEGEEPSFFNETEIQLVDKLFQLGIPKDISTVISPYRGQVEKLIQVSEGRWFTQTIDSFQGRESEIVILSLVRSNSLGEIGFLLNPKRLNVALTRAKSHLILIGDSGTLCQTKEFQNLYSYIESNGEIRSIYEFME from the coding sequence ATGGGAAGAACCATAAAACAAGAGTTTGGTTCACTAAAAGAAGAAATTCTAAATGTAAAAACAATTCTATCCAAAGAACGAGAGTATGAACGTTCTCTGTTTTTGGAAAAAGGCCAGGAAGCCAAAGCCATTAAAGCTGCGGAGTTGGAAGATTTACGATTTGTTGTGGGCAATACTTGGCGAGCAGAATTCAAAATTTCCCCTTCTCTAAAAGCTAAAGAGTGGTTAAAACCTGGAATCCCTATCCTACTAACTGGTGAAACAGAATCAATATTTGGAAATATATTCAAAACCTCCGACTCCAAACTCATTGTCCAAGTTCGCGGAGATTACGAATGGGAAGATACTGAGTTTCAAATTTCAAAATGGTTCCAAGAATCCACATATGAATTGTATAATGATATCATCACAAAAATTTTAAATGATACAAGTAGTGAATCACATAAAAAATTAAATTGGATTTTGGGATTTGGACTCGGTGAAAAACCTAACCCTCCAAAATCTGGACTTAACAAACCACCTCTGGAAAGAATCTTTCAAATTCATGATTATGGAGTGATTTTTGGTCCACCAGGAACAGGAAAAACAACCTTACTGATGCAAGCTGTTGAAAAAATCAAAACAGATGGTGAGTCAGTCTTAACACTTTGCCCAACAAACTTTGCCTGTGATTATATTGTAGAACTAGCTTTAAAAAAAGGGATTAGTGTGATTCGTTTGGGTAACTCCACTAAAATCAAAGAAGAAATTTTGCCTTATCATATCGATCACCTCATCCAAGAACATCCTGACCAAAAACAAATCCACAACTGGCAAACAGAACTAAAGGCCATCCAGAAAAAAGCAAATGCTTGGAAACGAAATTTTGGAAAGGAAGAACGAGAAGAAAGAAAAGCACAAAGAAAAGAAGCCAAGTTCCTTTTGTCTACAATACGTGAAGCAGAATCCAATATCCGAACCAAATTGTTAGATGGTGCCGAACTCATTGTATCCACTTTTTCTGGTTTTGGAAATGAATTCAAAAAAGGAAGAGTTTTTGATTACGTATTTCTTGATGAAGCGACTCAAAGTTTAGATCCAGGATGTTATCTGGCAATGTATGCAGGTAAAAAGACATTTTTCTTTGGAGATCCAAAACAACTAGGAGCCAGTTACTCCCATCCAGAACACCAGTCTCTCCCTAGTTTTTTAGAAAAAGCTGTTGCCTTTGATTCCGGAGAACGAATTTTATTTTTAGAAAAACAATTTCGAATGAAACCAGAAATTCTTGGTTTTCCCAACCTAACTTATTATGAAAACAAAATCCAAACTCATTTGGAAGCCCATTGGAACGAAAACATTGATGTAACAAATATTTTTGGATCTAATCCGCCAATCGTTTGGATCGACACGGCAGGTAGTGATTCGGAAGAAGATACAGAAGGAGAAGAGCCTAGTTTTTTCAATGAAACAGAAATCCAACTGGTTGACAAACTCTTTCAACTAGGAATTCCGAAAGATATTTCAACCGTAATTTCACCTTACAGAGGACAGGTGGAAAAATTAATTCAAGTTTCCGAAGGCCGATGGTTTACCCAAACAATTGATTCCTTCCAAGGAAGAGAATCGGAGATAGTCATCCTTAGTTTGGTTAGATCCAATTCGCTTGGAGAGATCGGTTTTTTATTAAATCCTAAACGATTGAATGTGGCCTTAACCCGTGCAAAATCACATCTGATTTTGATCGGAGATTCAGGAACCCTTTGCCAAACGAAAGAATTCCAAAATCTTTATTCCTATATAGAATCAAACGGTGAGATCCGTTCGATTTACGAATTTATGGAATGA
- a CDS encoding adenylate/guanylate cyclase domain-containing protein, with the protein MGQKRAIATSASEERLEKLLEERLNPGSNQEIIDKRIWDLFGETWCVMFTDLSGFSRGVAKFGIIHFLQTIYESQRILIPVLDEFDGILMKDEGNSLMVLFRNTNKAIQCAIHMQKACKRYNEGRSAEEQILLCVGLGFGKILKIGDTDVFGAEVNAASKLGEDTAKAWEILVTSAVKENADETTDFDFEPISEIPPGSDGAFRLVYTLEEPKWVVL; encoded by the coding sequence ATGGGTCAAAAACGCGCCATTGCTACCTCCGCTTCGGAAGAACGATTAGAAAAACTTTTAGAGGAACGACTGAATCCTGGTTCCAACCAAGAAATCATCGACAAACGGATTTGGGATCTTTTTGGTGAAACTTGGTGTGTGATGTTTACCGACCTTTCTGGGTTTTCTCGCGGTGTTGCTAAATTCGGAATCATTCATTTTCTACAAACCATCTATGAATCACAACGTATCCTCATTCCAGTTTTGGATGAGTTTGATGGAATCCTAATGAAAGATGAAGGAAATAGCCTGATGGTTCTCTTCCGCAATACGAACAAAGCCATTCAATGTGCCATCCATATGCAAAAAGCATGCAAACGTTATAATGAAGGTAGATCTGCAGAAGAACAAATTTTACTTTGTGTAGGGCTTGGGTTTGGAAAAATATTAAAGATAGGAGATACCGACGTATTTGGAGCAGAAGTTAATGCTGCATCGAAGTTAGGTGAAGATACTGCTAAAGCTTGGGAAATTTTAGTCACAAGTGCAGTGAAAGAAAATGCCGATGAAACCACTGATTTTGATTTTGAACCGATATCGGAAATCCCTCCAGGTTCCGATGGTGCCTTTCGTTTGGTTTATACTTTAGAAGAACCCAAATGGGTTGTATTATAA
- a CDS encoding DoxX family protein, which produces MNDTTSSKTSLWVGRILSGLVIAFLLFDAWGKLSELEIVLKTMDELGIPGSLSVTIGSILLVITILYAIPKTSPLGALLLTGYLGGAVVIHVRVGNPLFSHTLFPVYVGILLWVGLALRNRKVKDLFWIL; this is translated from the coding sequence ATGAACGATACTACAAGTTCAAAAACGTCGCTTTGGGTAGGAAGGATCTTAAGTGGGCTTGTGATTGCCTTTTTGTTGTTTGATGCTTGGGGAAAACTTTCTGAACTCGAAATCGTATTAAAAACTATGGATGAGTTAGGAATCCCCGGATCTTTATCTGTAACGATTGGATCCATTCTTCTTGTAATCACAATCCTCTATGCGATTCCAAAAACTTCTCCTCTCGGTGCCCTTCTACTTACTGGTTATTTGGGTGGTGCCGTAGTCATTCATGTGCGTGTGGGAAATCCCCTCTTCAGCCATACCCTTTTTCCTGTATATGTAGGAATTTTACTTTGGGTGGGACTTGCTTTAAGAAACCGAAAAGTAAAAGATCTGTTTTGGATTTTATAG